From the genome of Acidaminococcus sp.:
CCAAAAAGTATCCGTATATCACTACGAACATCATCACCGACCGGAGCGCCAACATTGTGAGGCGCCTCAGCGACGGGGAACTGGACGTAGGTATCGTCCGGGGAGAACACGACTGGTCCGGCCAGTCCCTTCAATTACAGACAGAAAACGTTTTTCTCATTCAGCCGCCCGGTACCGAACATGAAGAACTCGCAAAGATGCCTTACATCGGCAGACTGACGACGCAGCTCTCCAATCAGAAAATCTCCAGATGGCTCCATGCGCATCACATAGAAGTCCATGAACCGCATATAAACGTAGAAAACATCATGACTTCCGTTTCCATGGTCGAGGCCGGTTTAGGCTGGACGATTGTACCCGAAATCGCTTTAAGTCAGTTCAAAGGAATAAAAAGAGTCTTAACCGATCAGGACAACAAGCCTCTGCTGCATGTTACCAGCCTGATTTATCAGGAAAGAACAGTGAGAGATCTTCCCCAGGCAGAAGCCTTTGTGAATTCTGTGATGGATTATTACCATCTGCCAAAAGAGGCAATTTCCAGATAAGCTCAGTTTCGGAATTCCGGAATAATGCTGACAGCCCTTGGAAGGACGATGACCTGCTCAGGCTGCGACCTTTCAAGGACTTGATTGACAGCATCCTGCAGACTGCCTGCCCAGTCCAATTTAATGCTCCGCACTTCGTCCTTCTTTAACTTATCGGAGACGATGATTACCCTGCCTTTTTTCAGCGCTCTGGCGTACTCGAAAGCCTTTTGGGTTCCCGCACTGAATCCCTCTCTCTTGAAACGTTCAATGACTTCATCGGGAGTGCGGGCTGTTCTGAGCCACTCCTGGAAATTATCGGGGCCGATGCCATCTTCTGCCTGAGCGACTAAGATGAAAGTCACGTCTTTATCTTTATCAGCGAACATTTCCGCCGTCGCCAGGGCCTTCTGGCTCTGGTATAGGTTACAGTCCCGCGGGCTCCCGCCTGGAGAGGTAATGATACAGTCCGCTCTTTTATCGCAAAGCACCGTATTGTGTTCCCGGCAGATTTTGACACCCGCCTGATGGGCAAGATCCATATCACCCGCGACAACTGCTACAATTTGCTTATGAGGATCCTGCACCGCATTGACGATGAAGGCGACATGCGCAAACCGGGCGGCGTGGAGTGCCGCGAGGTGGAAAGGATTCGTTTCGTACCACCCCATGGCAGGTTCAAAAGGACGGATAGGCAGCGAATGGTGGATTTTTAATGTTTCCATTCCTGCGATGCCCGGTACGATACTCTTTCTGCCCCCGGAAAAACCAGCGGCTTTATGAGGAGCAATGAGGCCGGTAGTGATAACGCAGTCCGACTCTACAGCACGCTTATCGATATAAACCGGCATGTTGTCCGAGGAAACGCCGACTTTCACATTGTCCTTATAGCAGTCATGTATATAAACAGGCAGCGTCTCCGCTAGTTCCTTGCCAAGTATCGT
Proteins encoded in this window:
- a CDS encoding LysR family transcriptional regulator produces the protein MDEFDLRMLHYLKATKNITKTAQIMYLTQSALSRRIASLEKELDIQLLIRTKQGVRFTPEGEIIYQYSKNAESVLQSMRDKIIAYRGSVSGTLQLGVTSNFAVFQLTRLFVPFSKKYPYITTNIITDRSANIVRRLSDGELDVGIVRGEHDWSGQSLQLQTENVFLIQPPGTEHEELAKMPYIGRLTTQLSNQKISRWLHAHHIEVHEPHINVENIMTSVSMVEAGLGWTIVPEIALSQFKGIKRVLTDQDNKPLLHVTSLIYQERTVRDLPQAEAFVNSVMDYYHLPKEAISR
- the larA gene encoding nickel-dependent lactate racemase; the protein is MTKIKVPYGKTYQEADLPDAVKVEVVDPPCKTVDVKVESIIEEALEHPVGSRKLEEIAQGRKKVLIIVNDQTRPGPNRQILEGILKRLHKAGVSNEQVSILIATGSHRAPTHEELETILGKELAETLPVYIHDCYKDNVKVGVSSDNMPVYIDKRAVESDCVITTGLIAPHKAAGFSGGRKSIVPGIAGMETLKIHHSLPIRPFEPAMGWYETNPFHLAALHAARFAHVAFIVNAVQDPHKQIVAVVAGDMDLAHQAGVKICREHNTVLCDKRADCIITSPGGSPRDCNLYQSQKALATAEMFADKDKDVTFILVAQAEDGIGPDNFQEWLRTARTPDEVIERFKREGFSAGTQKAFEYARALKKGRVIIVSDKLKKDEVRSIKLDWAGSLQDAVNQVLERSQPEQVIVLPRAVSIIPEFRN